In the genome of Telluria beijingensis, one region contains:
- a CDS encoding toll/interleukin-1 receptor domain-containing protein, with the protein MAIRYGCFFSYAHGRHALMQRFKSALADALRCYLEPYFDNEDELFIDTEQLGGGDDLDRKIARAMCESVCMILIYTPKYEAHAYTRREYEAMRLIEAERGTWYALPSRLIIPVVMTRHPESLPPQIGDARFYVDFSHYTMATADLMSNPDFLPDIDKMVKRIAAHYACQKKHTPPDHDCNQFVLPAVPPEWRAVPDLTFPKE; encoded by the coding sequence ATGGCAATCCGTTACGGTTGTTTCTTCAGTTATGCCCATGGCCGACACGCGCTCATGCAGCGCTTCAAGTCGGCCCTGGCCGACGCCCTGCGCTGCTATCTCGAACCCTACTTCGACAACGAAGACGAATTATTTATCGATACCGAGCAGCTGGGCGGCGGCGACGATCTCGACCGCAAGATCGCACGCGCCATGTGCGAGAGCGTCTGCATGATCCTCATCTACACGCCCAAGTACGAGGCCCACGCCTACACGCGGCGCGAGTACGAGGCCATGCGCCTGATCGAGGCCGAGCGCGGCACCTGGTATGCGCTGCCCAGCCGCCTGATCATCCCCGTGGTCATGACGCGCCATCCCGAATCGCTGCCGCCGCAGATCGGCGACGCGCGCTTCTACGTCGACTTCTCGCACTACACGATGGCCACGGCCGACCTGATGTCGAATCCCGACTTCTTGCCGGACATCGACAAGATGGTCAAGCGGATCGCCGCCCACTATGCATGTCAAAAAAAGCATACGCCACCCGACCACGACTGCAACCAATTCGTGCTTCCCGCTGTCCCACCCGAATGGCGCGCTGTTCCAGACCTGACTTTTCCAAAAGAATGA
- a CDS encoding tetratricopeptide repeat protein codes for MDQQGFPLQPLAQPGAVTSFYAYEGGAARNAVLAALALQLADGPDAAPVLVIDWDLEAPALHRHFALPADEATAPATMPALAPPPSLVPWPSPASVQPDDDAGEQARPGLLDFFEACRARLQSTAGRGDELAERVIDAAGWQAYIERADGRRPLYLLRAGRFDGSYAERASRLDYPALFDACPGLFRRFAARLAQHFGHVLVAVGAGRSAAVSVCSSLVPDRLVGLFTPAPGSIEGIEGVLRRALDYRCTHEDEQRPLLFYPLACTADGARSDPHARWRRGDARHGLPGYQPRFEVLLRASYGWSRVDLDSWFDENQLALADALSTAGPSGDRRALARHAALLAEWLAPGRFPWQSLPEIRLRAAVAQARRMGAAASGDDIGAPPLAEHLVRLGQLCRRERRRDEARACLDEALVLRERLLGDDHPATRQARGALAALLLESGAVHDARRHYDLLVQACGRKAGPDDPETLAARSQLARALAALGEGERALALHEQVVASCERALGAEHLVTLDCLEDLAHSLVQQREYERARVVYERVLDARRRRQGSAHADTLRCGQRLALLLGETGELGNARRMLESVLRAHERHDGLDAAGTLAAREALAEILAAQGDLAAVRSIQESLARTRERHLGAGHPDTLNMQLRLASTLGQQGEAEAARRLREQVAELRQHLREVEVEVDHAPAHRGARDEAGEVRGAAFAAMRTPGVAATGAWMPSPSAVDGDASRIQHGQAAPRDHAEQGQAADNLGHKLTQLQSLIDSSSPGEARALADSLRTSVLRPSAAHPLRRRGAAMIKQVYLQEGDKDALLSFTQDEVSLLEGALIEAARDNPMAMR; via the coding sequence ATGGACCAACAAGGATTCCCGCTCCAGCCGCTGGCGCAACCCGGCGCGGTCACGAGCTTCTACGCGTACGAGGGGGGGGCGGCGCGCAATGCCGTGCTGGCGGCGCTGGCGCTGCAACTGGCCGATGGGCCCGATGCCGCGCCGGTGCTCGTGATCGACTGGGATCTCGAGGCGCCGGCGCTGCACCGCCATTTCGCGTTGCCGGCCGATGAAGCGACGGCGCCTGCAACCATGCCCGCGCTCGCGCCGCCGCCGTCGCTGGTACCGTGGCCGTCGCCCGCCAGCGTCCAGCCAGACGACGACGCGGGCGAGCAGGCCCGGCCCGGCCTGCTCGATTTCTTCGAGGCCTGCCGCGCCCGGCTGCAAAGCACCGCGGGCCGCGGCGACGAACTGGCCGAGCGCGTGATCGACGCCGCCGGCTGGCAGGCATATATCGAGCGCGCCGACGGCCGTCGCCCGCTGTATCTGCTGCGCGCGGGCCGCTTCGACGGCAGCTATGCCGAACGCGCCAGCCGGCTCGACTATCCAGCCCTGTTCGATGCCTGCCCGGGCCTGTTCCGCCGCTTCGCGGCGCGCCTGGCGCAGCACTTCGGCCACGTGCTGGTGGCGGTCGGCGCCGGCCGCTCGGCCGCCGTCAGCGTGTGCTCGAGCCTGGTGCCCGACCGCCTGGTGGGCCTGTTCACGCCGGCGCCGGGCAGCATCGAAGGCATCGAGGGCGTGCTGCGGCGCGCGCTCGACTACCGCTGCACGCACGAAGACGAACAGCGTCCGCTGTTGTTCTATCCGCTCGCCTGCACGGCCGACGGCGCGCGCAGCGATCCGCATGCGCGCTGGCGGCGCGGCGACGCACGCCACGGCCTGCCTGGCTATCAGCCGCGCTTCGAAGTCCTGCTGCGCGCCAGCTATGGCTGGTCGCGCGTCGATCTCGACAGCTGGTTCGACGAAAACCAGCTGGCGCTGGCCGACGCCCTGTCCACCGCCGGCCCGAGCGGCGACCGGCGCGCGCTGGCGCGCCATGCGGCGCTGCTGGCCGAATGGCTGGCGCCGGGCCGCTTCCCCTGGCAGTCGCTGCCAGAAATCCGCCTGCGCGCGGCGGTCGCGCAGGCGCGCAGGATGGGTGCGGCGGCCAGCGGCGACGACATCGGCGCGCCGCCGCTGGCCGAACACCTCGTCCGCCTGGGGCAGCTGTGCCGGCGCGAGCGGCGCCGCGACGAAGCGCGCGCCTGTCTCGATGAAGCCCTGGTCCTGCGCGAACGCCTGCTCGGCGACGACCATCCAGCCACCCGCCAGGCGCGCGGCGCGCTCGCCGCGCTGCTGCTCGAAAGCGGCGCCGTGCACGATGCGCGCCGCCACTACGACCTGCTGGTCCAGGCCTGCGGCCGCAAGGCCGGCCCGGACGATCCCGAGACACTGGCGGCGCGCTCGCAGCTGGCGCGCGCATTGGCCGCGCTGGGCGAGGGCGAGCGGGCGCTGGCGCTGCACGAGCAGGTGGTGGCGAGCTGCGAGCGTGCGCTGGGCGCAGAGCACCTGGTCACGCTCGACTGCCTCGAAGACCTGGCGCACAGCCTGGTGCAGCAGCGCGAGTACGAGCGCGCCCGCGTCGTCTACGAGCGAGTGCTCGATGCGCGCCGGCGCCGCCAGGGCAGCGCGCACGCCGATACGCTGCGCTGCGGCCAGCGGCTGGCGCTGCTGCTGGGCGAGACCGGCGAGCTGGGCAACGCGCGGCGCATGCTCGAATCGGTGCTGCGGGCCCACGAACGGCATGATGGACTGGACGCCGCCGGCACCCTGGCGGCGCGCGAGGCGCTGGCCGAGATCCTGGCCGCCCAGGGCGACCTGGCGGCGGTGCGCAGCATCCAGGAATCGCTGGCGCGCACGCGCGAGCGGCACCTGGGAGCGGGGCATCCCGACACCCTCAATATGCAGTTGCGCCTGGCCTCGACGCTGGGCCAGCAGGGCGAGGCCGAAGCCGCGCGGCGCCTGCGCGAACAGGTGGCCGAGTTGCGCCAGCACCTGCGCGAGGTCGAGGTCGAGGTCGACCACGCGCCGGCGCACCGCGGCGCCAGGGACGAGGCCGGCGAGGTACGCGGCGCCGCCTTCGCCGCCATGCGGACGCCAGGCGTCGCCGCGACCGGCGCCTGGATGCCATCGCCGTCCGCGGTGGACGGCGATGCTTCGCGCATCCAGCATGGGCAGGCGGCGCCGCGCGACCACGCCGAACAGGGCCAGGCCGCCGACAACCTGGGGCACAAGCTGACGCAGTTGCAGAGCCTGATCGACAGCAGCAGCCCGGGCGAGGCCAGGGCGCTGGCCGACAGCCTGCGCACCTCGGTGCTGCGGCCCAGCGCCGCGCATCCGCTGCGGCGGCGCGGGGCGGCGATGATCAAGCAGGTCTATCTGCAAGAGGGCGACAAGGATGCGCTGCTATCCTTCACGCAAGACGAAGTGTCGCTGCTCGAAGGCGCCCTGATCGAGGCTGCGCGCGACAATCCGATGGCAATGCGCTGA
- a CDS encoding protein-L-isoaspartate(D-aspartate) O-methyltransferase, with protein MKDPRPNFPLPLSSVTGGARKPGAPAPVATPQTATRNATSYTGGRTPPSPGPAPRAPGYVQVTSSAPAAQRSDLAATEALRRAMVARVARQGVSDPQVLAALETVPRHLFIEPALSGQAYVDASLPIGHNQTISQPYIVARMIEAMREATRDAAGKPARPGAMLGKVLEIGTGCGYQAAVLSFVAKEVYSIERIKSLHELAKTNLRPLRISNLRLQYGDGMLGLPQVAPFDGIILAAAGLEVPRALLEQLAIGAHLVAPVGAQVQHLHRITRTGKSEWTSETLEACHFVPLRPGII; from the coding sequence ATGAAGGACCCGCGTCCGAACTTTCCGCTGCCGCTGTCGTCGGTGACGGGCGGCGCGCGCAAGCCCGGCGCGCCGGCCCCGGTCGCGACGCCGCAGACCGCCACCCGCAACGCCACCAGCTACACCGGCGGCAGGACGCCGCCGTCCCCGGGCCCGGCGCCGCGCGCGCCCGGCTACGTCCAGGTGACCAGCAGCGCCCCGGCCGCCCAGCGTTCCGACCTGGCGGCGACCGAGGCGCTGCGGCGCGCGATGGTAGCCCGCGTCGCGCGCCAGGGCGTGAGCGACCCGCAGGTCCTGGCGGCGCTCGAGACCGTGCCGCGCCACCTGTTCATCGAACCGGCCTTGTCGGGCCAGGCCTATGTCGACGCCTCGCTGCCGATCGGCCACAACCAGACGATTTCCCAGCCCTATATCGTCGCCCGCATGATTGAAGCCATGCGCGAAGCCACGCGTGACGCAGCAGGAAAACCCGCGCGACCCGGCGCCATGCTGGGGAAAGTGCTCGAGATCGGCACCGGCTGCGGCTACCAGGCCGCGGTCCTGTCGTTCGTGGCGAAAGAGGTGTACTCGATCGAGCGCATCAAGTCCCTGCACGAACTTGCCAAGACCAATCTGCGCCCGCTGCGGATATCGAACCTGCGTTTGCAGTACGGCGATGGTATGCTAGGCTTGCCGCAGGTTGCGCCTTTCGATGGCATCATCCTCGCCGCCGCCGGGCTCGAGGTGCCGCGGGCCCTGCTCGAGCAGCTGGCCATCGGCGCGCACCTCGTGGCGCCGGTCGGTGCACAGGTGCAGCATCTGCACCGCATTACCCGCACCGGCAAATCCGAGTGGACCAGCGAAACGCTGGAAGCGTGCCATTTCGTGCCGCTGCGCCCGGGCATCATCTAA
- a CDS encoding NADPH:quinone oxidoreductase family protein yields the protein MKAVRCTAWGPPDSLVLEDLPDLVAGPGEVVVDVKAAGVNFPDVLTVQGKYQVRPPLPFTPGNEFAGVVRAVGAGIDAFAPGQRVIGFTRTGAFAEQAVAPASAFLPMPDGMDFDVAAAITLTYGTSYHAVADRGALQAGETMLVLGAAGGVGLAAIEIGKALGARVIAAASSDEKLAVCKAHGADVLVNYEREDLREALRAATDGRGPDVIYDPVGGKYSEPALRSIAWRGRHLVVGFAAGEIPRLPWNLMLLKGASVVGVFWGDFTRKEQEAHLAAMKRITGWIAEGKLKPLVSRRYPLADTAQALNDMAARQVVGKVIIAP from the coding sequence ATGAAAGCCGTACGTTGCACCGCCTGGGGACCACCGGATAGCCTGGTGCTGGAAGACTTGCCCGACCTGGTCGCGGGTCCCGGCGAAGTCGTGGTCGATGTGAAAGCAGCCGGCGTGAATTTCCCCGACGTGTTGACGGTGCAGGGCAAGTACCAGGTGCGTCCTCCCCTGCCCTTCACGCCGGGCAACGAGTTCGCAGGCGTGGTGCGCGCGGTCGGCGCCGGCATCGACGCCTTCGCGCCCGGCCAGCGCGTGATCGGCTTCACCCGCACCGGCGCCTTCGCCGAGCAGGCCGTGGCGCCGGCCAGTGCCTTCTTGCCGATGCCGGACGGCATGGACTTCGACGTCGCCGCCGCGATCACGCTCACCTACGGCACCTCGTACCACGCGGTGGCCGACCGCGGCGCCCTGCAGGCGGGCGAAACGATGCTGGTGCTGGGCGCGGCCGGCGGCGTGGGCCTGGCGGCGATCGAGATCGGCAAGGCCCTGGGCGCGCGCGTGATCGCCGCCGCTTCCAGCGACGAGAAACTGGCCGTGTGCAAAGCGCACGGCGCCGACGTGCTGGTCAATTACGAACGTGAGGACTTGCGCGAAGCGCTGCGCGCCGCCACCGACGGGCGCGGCCCGGACGTCATCTACGACCCGGTCGGCGGCAAGTACAGCGAACCGGCGCTGCGCTCGATCGCCTGGCGCGGCCGCCACCTGGTGGTCGGCTTCGCGGCCGGCGAGATCCCGCGCCTGCCGTGGAACCTGATGCTGCTGAAGGGCGCCTCGGTGGTCGGCGTGTTCTGGGGCGACTTTACGCGCAAGGAACAAGAGGCGCACCTGGCGGCGATGAAACGCATCACCGGCTGGATCGCGGAGGGCAAGTTGAAACCCCTGGTCTCGCGGCGCTATCCGCTGGCCGACACCGCGCAGGCGTTGAACGACATGGCGGCGCGCCAGGTCGTCGGCAAGGTGATCATCGCGCCGTGA
- the surE gene encoding 5'/3'-nucleotidase SurE: MRILISNDDGYLAPGLAALADALAPIADLVVVAPDSNRSGASNSLTLDRPLSVYQSSNGFYFTNGTPTDCVHIALTGMSDAPPDLVVSGINNGQNMGDDTLYSGTVAAATEAFLFGLPAIAFSQVHGGWAHVDSAARVARDIVERFAAGGFDMLPKPFLLNVNIPNLPYDEIGPLTPTRLGRRHQAEPVIRAQDPRGREIFWIGAPGACRDAGEGTDFHATSQGRVSITPLQIDLTHKTQLALLAGGLA, encoded by the coding sequence ATGCGAATCTTGATCAGCAACGACGACGGTTATCTGGCGCCCGGGCTTGCCGCGCTGGCGGACGCGCTCGCGCCGATCGCCGACCTCGTCGTCGTCGCGCCCGACAGCAACCGTTCGGGCGCCTCGAATTCGCTGACGCTGGACCGGCCGCTGTCGGTCTACCAGTCGTCGAACGGGTTCTACTTTACCAATGGCACGCCGACAGACTGCGTGCACATCGCCCTGACCGGCATGTCCGATGCGCCTCCCGACCTGGTCGTTTCGGGCATCAATAATGGCCAGAACATGGGCGACGACACCCTGTATTCGGGTACCGTCGCCGCCGCTACCGAAGCCTTCCTGTTCGGCCTGCCGGCGATCGCCTTTTCGCAGGTGCATGGCGGTTGGGCCCACGTCGATTCGGCGGCCCGCGTGGCGCGCGACATCGTCGAACGCTTCGCCGCCGGCGGCTTCGACATGCTGCCCAAGCCCTTCCTGCTGAACGTAAACATCCCGAACCTGCCGTATGACGAGATCGGCCCGCTGACGCCGACCCGGCTCGGGCGCCGCCACCAGGCCGAGCCGGTGATCCGGGCCCAGGACCCGCGCGGCCGCGAGATCTTCTGGATCGGCGCGCCGGGCGCCTGCCGCGACGCGGGCGAGGGCACCGACTTCCACGCGACGTCGCAGGGCAGGGTGTCGATCACGCCGCTGCAGATCGACCTGACCCACAAGACCCAGCTGGCGCTGCTGGCGGGAGGGCTGGCATGA
- the rlmD gene encoding 23S rRNA (uracil(1939)-C(5))-methyltransferase RlmD, which translates to MQEIFIDIKSLDMDGRGVGHLENEDGSPGKVIFVEGALPGERVSFETLRKKKNWESGRMVTLQRASSMRVEPKCQHFGYCGGCSMQHLEPSAQVAMKGRVLEDNLWHLGKVKAEMIMRPMYGPTWDYRYRARLSVRHVAKKGGVLVGFHERASSYVADITTCEILPDHVARLLVPLRELVGSLSIYNQMPQIEVAIGEETTVLVLRIMAPLTANDETLVKAFADQWGIQWWLQPKGPDTAYPFYPLGKELYYTLPEFGIRMPFKPTDFTQVNHHINRVLVAKALRLLEVQPQDRVADLFCGLGNFTLPLATQAREVVGIEGSTALTTRALENARANGLADKTSFSTRNLFEVTKDDLVALGKFDRMLIDPPRDGAMALALALAELRETHEELMPQRIVYVSCSPSTLARDAGILVHKAGYAMKKAGVVNMFPHTSHVESVGVFELGAKPVADPAATALTSLNR; encoded by the coding sequence ATGCAAGAAATCTTCATCGACATCAAATCCCTCGACATGGACGGGCGCGGCGTTGGCCACCTCGAGAACGAGGACGGTTCGCCGGGCAAGGTGATCTTCGTCGAAGGCGCGCTGCCGGGCGAGCGCGTCAGCTTCGAAACGCTGCGCAAGAAGAAGAACTGGGAATCGGGCCGCATGGTCACCCTGCAGCGCGCCTCGTCGATGCGGGTCGAGCCGAAGTGCCAGCATTTCGGCTACTGCGGCGGCTGCTCGATGCAGCACCTGGAGCCAAGCGCCCAGGTGGCGATGAAGGGCCGCGTGCTGGAAGACAACCTGTGGCACCTCGGCAAAGTGAAGGCCGAGATGATCATGCGCCCGATGTATGGCCCGACCTGGGACTACCGCTACCGCGCGCGCCTGTCGGTGCGCCACGTGGCGAAGAAGGGCGGGGTGCTGGTCGGCTTCCACGAGCGCGCCTCGTCCTACGTGGCCGACATCACCACCTGCGAGATCCTGCCCGACCACGTCGCGCGCCTGCTGGTGCCGCTGCGCGAACTGGTCGGCAGCCTGTCGATCTACAACCAGATGCCGCAGATCGAGGTGGCGATCGGCGAAGAGACCACGGTGCTGGTGCTGCGCATCATGGCGCCGCTCACCGCCAACGACGAGACCCTGGTGAAGGCCTTCGCCGACCAGTGGGGCATCCAGTGGTGGCTGCAGCCGAAGGGGCCGGACACGGCCTATCCGTTCTACCCGCTTGGCAAGGAACTGTACTACACGCTGCCCGAGTTCGGCATCCGCATGCCGTTCAAGCCGACCGATTTCACCCAGGTGAACCACCACATCAACCGCGTGCTGGTGGCCAAGGCGCTGCGCCTGCTCGAGGTGCAGCCGCAAGATCGCGTGGCCGACTTGTTCTGTGGCCTGGGCAACTTCACCCTGCCGCTGGCGACCCAGGCGCGCGAAGTGGTGGGCATCGAAGGCAGCACGGCGCTCACCACACGCGCGCTGGAAAATGCCAGGGCCAATGGCCTTGCGGACAAGACCTCGTTCTCGACCCGCAACCTGTTCGAGGTCACCAAGGACGACCTGGTGGCGCTGGGCAAGTTCGACCGCATGCTGATCGACCCGCCGCGCGACGGCGCGATGGCGCTGGCCCTGGCGCTGGCCGAACTGCGCGAGACGCATGAGGAACTGATGCCGCAACGCATCGTCTACGTCTCGTGCAGCCCGTCGACGCTGGCGCGCGACGCCGGCATTCTGGTGCACAAGGCGGGTTATGCGATGAAAAAGGCGGGTGTGGTAAATATGTTCCCACATACCTCGCATGTCGAGTCGGTCGGGGTGTTCGAGCTCGGTGCGAAACCGGTAGCGGATCCCGCCGCTACTGCCCTGACTAGCCTTAATCGATGA
- the rpoS gene encoding RNA polymerase sigma factor RpoS, producing MTQPPHSLDQEETDEFPDEPESERVHAASRGDGADGEDVLANGASAGAETVDELRKVLQAELATDTTQHYLNQIGARALLTAAEEVHFATLAKAGDFDARQKMIEHNLRLVVSIAKHYINRGVVLLDLIEEGNIGLMRAIDKFEPERGFRFSTYATWWIRQSIERAIMNQARTVRLPVHMVRELNGVLRAKYHLEAQKHDGKEASSEDIASLVGRPVEEVQDILTLSEHATSLDAPLDNDPQSSLMDMLPDEGEGSPDAHAEQQEVAVLVRDWLTRLPDKQRLVVTRRFGLDNDDPATLETLAEEMGVTRERVRQIQQEALVKLKRAMAARGVVRDSLL from the coding sequence ATGACGCAGCCGCCGCACTCGCTGGACCAGGAAGAGACGGACGAGTTTCCGGATGAACCGGAAAGCGAGCGCGTGCATGCGGCAAGCCGTGGCGACGGGGCCGATGGCGAGGATGTCCTGGCCAACGGCGCCAGTGCCGGCGCCGAGACGGTCGACGAATTGCGCAAGGTCTTGCAGGCCGAACTTGCAACCGATACCACCCAGCACTACCTGAACCAGATCGGCGCCCGGGCGCTGCTCACCGCCGCCGAAGAAGTGCATTTCGCCACGCTGGCCAAGGCGGGCGACTTCGACGCGCGCCAGAAGATGATCGAGCATAACCTGCGCCTGGTCGTCTCGATCGCCAAGCACTACATCAACCGCGGCGTGGTCCTGCTCGACCTGATCGAGGAGGGCAATATCGGCCTGATGCGCGCCATCGACAAGTTCGAGCCCGAGCGGGGCTTTCGCTTCTCGACCTATGCCACCTGGTGGATCCGCCAGAGCATCGAGCGCGCCATCATGAACCAGGCGCGCACCGTGCGCCTGCCGGTGCACATGGTGCGCGAACTGAATGGCGTGCTGCGCGCCAAGTACCACCTCGAGGCGCAAAAGCACGACGGCAAGGAAGCCTCGAGCGAGGACATCGCCAGCCTGGTCGGGCGCCCGGTCGAGGAAGTGCAAGACATATTGACCCTGTCCGAGCACGCGACCTCGCTCGACGCGCCGCTCGACAACGATCCGCAATCGAGCCTGATGGACATGCTGCCCGACGAGGGCGAAGGCAGTCCCGACGCCCACGCCGAGCAGCAGGAAGTCGCGGTGCTGGTGCGCGACTGGCTGACCCGGCTGCCGGACAAGCAGCGCCTGGTCGTCACCCGCCGCTTCGGCCTCGACAACGACGATCCGGCCACCCTGGAAACCCTGGCCGAGGAGATGGGCGTGACGCGCGAGCGGGTGCGCCAGATCCAGCAGGAGGCGCTGGTCAAGCTCAAGCGCGCGATGGCGGCGCGCGGCGTGGTGCGCGATTCCTTGCTATGA
- a CDS encoding peptidoglycan DD-metalloendopeptidase family protein, translating to MTQAPRLALLTILIGLVAGCSTTTRQAPVVERPVVAAPARPAPAKVEEAPKQDERGMYTVRKGDTLLRIALDFGENYRDLVAWNNLANPDDIKVGQVLRVTQPQGERSANVQTQPVPMPPPANVPRKTEPRADKTPYTDGKVATTTTPAPATTAPATPPAPVPAAGDEARLSWMWPSEGRVIATFDDGRNKGLDIAGKLGQPVVAASSGKVMYAGSGIRGYGNLVIVKHSNSLLSAYAHNRKIVVKEGDNVTRGQVIAEMGDSDADLVKLHFEIRQQGKPVDPTRFLPVR from the coding sequence ATGACACAAGCACCGCGTTTAGCCCTCCTGACGATCCTCATCGGCCTCGTGGCCGGTTGTTCCACCACCACCCGCCAGGCGCCCGTCGTCGAGCGTCCCGTCGTTGCCGCCCCAGCCCGGCCAGCCCCGGCCAAGGTCGAAGAAGCGCCGAAGCAGGACGAGCGCGGCATGTACACCGTGCGCAAGGGCGACACCCTGCTGCGCATCGCGCTGGACTTCGGTGAAAACTACCGCGACCTGGTGGCCTGGAACAACCTGGCCAATCCGGACGACATCAAGGTCGGCCAGGTTCTGCGCGTGACCCAGCCCCAGGGCGAACGCAGCGCCAACGTGCAGACCCAGCCGGTGCCGATGCCGCCGCCGGCCAATGTGCCGCGCAAGACCGAGCCGCGCGCCGACAAGACCCCTTACACCGACGGCAAGGTGGCCACCACCACCACGCCGGCGCCGGCCACCACCGCCCCGGCCACGCCACCCGCTCCCGTGCCTGCCGCCGGCGACGAAGCGCGCCTGAGCTGGATGTGGCCGTCCGAAGGCCGCGTCATCGCCACCTTCGACGATGGCCGCAACAAGGGCCTGGATATTGCCGGCAAGCTGGGGCAGCCGGTTGTCGCGGCCAGCTCCGGCAAGGTAATGTATGCTGGCAGCGGCATCCGCGGTTATGGTAATCTCGTCATCGTCAAGCACAGCAACAGCCTGTTGTCGGCCTACGCCCACAATCGCAAGATCGTGGTCAAGGAAGGCGACAATGTGACCCGTGGCCAGGTGATCGCCGAAATGGGCGACTCCGACGCCGACCTGGTCAAGTTGCACTTCGAGATTCGTCAGCAGGGCAAGCCGGTCGACCCGACGAGGTTCTTGCCCGTTCGTTAG
- a CDS encoding PEP-CTERM sorting domain-containing protein, which produces MKATRIALAIAAIACTLSAPVVAAPITLNASLDGLLSNSIQNGRFDASEVLKGNYKINSLSFSFSFADNDDAISYGAPSVTDYQAGNYTKSAPDGHAMGDLGYKVNTKYFSRNATSFETVTGLGKKESVSLSLAGVNVGSGSTKLTESTKNTTSAGRTPVYSENKSDNGYEQCGLGVFGNECAWQTGTWNFYTDNVKTQTTTNTSDWTGNFDISGSTTNQSIIDQLLNNKYLDFGLDIAGDLYLTGAQIDLDVTEIAAEVPEPSTVMLMLAALGGLGYSMRRRSAKQ; this is translated from the coding sequence ATGAAAGCTACCCGCATCGCCCTTGCCATCGCTGCCATCGCCTGCACCCTCTCGGCTCCTGTCGTCGCCGCACCGATCACCCTCAATGCTTCGCTCGACGGTCTGCTGAGCAATTCCATTCAAAATGGCAGGTTCGACGCATCGGAAGTCCTGAAGGGTAATTACAAAATCAATAGCTTGTCGTTCTCGTTCAGCTTCGCCGACAACGACGACGCCATCAGCTATGGCGCTCCGTCGGTCACCGATTACCAGGCTGGAAACTATACGAAGAGCGCTCCGGACGGTCATGCCATGGGTGATCTCGGCTACAAGGTCAACACCAAGTACTTCAGCCGCAACGCCACCAGTTTCGAGACCGTCACCGGCCTCGGCAAAAAGGAGAGCGTGAGCCTGTCGCTGGCTGGCGTGAATGTCGGTAGCGGCTCGACGAAGCTGACCGAGTCGACCAAGAACACGACCTCGGCTGGCCGGACTCCGGTATATAGCGAGAACAAGAGCGATAACGGATACGAACAGTGCGGCCTCGGCGTTTTTGGTAACGAGTGCGCATGGCAGACCGGTACCTGGAATTTCTATACCGATAACGTCAAGACCCAGACCACGACCAATACCTCGGACTGGACCGGCAACTTCGACATCAGCGGCTCCACCACCAACCAGTCGATCATCGACCAGCTGCTGAACAACAAGTACCTGGACTTCGGCCTGGACATCGCCGGCGACCTGTACCTGACGGGCGCACAGATCGACCTCGATGTTACCGAGATCGCAGCCGAAGTGCCGGAGCCGTCGACGGTCATGCTGATGCTTGCGGCACTGGGTGGCCTCGGCTACAGTATGCGTCGCCGTAGCGCCAAGCAATAA